In the Candidatus Electrothrix sp. GW3-4 genome, one interval contains:
- a CDS encoding class I adenylate-forming enzyme family protein, which yields MTDDPQTLDQALCSWAEKTPDKTFIRAYEGNFTFSESQSIVRNLAGFLRKKGLSPGDTVCLLLPRRPELIFSFLAASSIKVLACPINYLESAGHIEQMITSLKPAAIIMDESTVQPEVRTFIQAYKAPAIAVQKTPEHPEATPWLTCIEHPPCPPLAQQPEDGAYLNFTTGSSGFPKGAVCTHAHLYWNTRSAVETFQMTADDVHLCMFASFSHPHELFCRALYTGASLVLLAEISPKAIAKTLIRHRVTCMMGLAVMYKMIGHHCKKLTFPCLRIAESGGMVTDQEIHNNFLNAFGIPILSVWGSTETTGIALANTPDQYRTDGSMGKPCPYYQVRLVDEEGKEIAAGETGELIFSGPAVFSGYHNSTEFPGREGWYYSGDLAQKDEEGFFRFIERKNGMIKVAGLKVYPLQVELVLQQHPAVKEVAVIGVTEKRRGCVPKAFITPEENTVLDMEELESYCRQRLASYMVPREIQLVEALPKIGSGKINKKMLLANPEFPLPAPAL from the coding sequence ATGACAGACGATCCACAGACCCTGGACCAAGCCCTCTGCTCTTGGGCAGAAAAGACACCGGATAAAACCTTTATTCGCGCCTATGAGGGCAATTTCACCTTTTCCGAGAGCCAAAGCATTGTCAGAAACCTGGCTGGCTTCCTGAGAAAAAAGGGCCTCAGTCCAGGGGATACGGTCTGCCTCTTACTCCCCAGAAGACCGGAACTGATCTTCTCCTTTTTGGCAGCAAGCAGTATCAAGGTGCTGGCCTGTCCGATCAATTACCTGGAAAGTGCAGGTCATATTGAGCAGATGATCACCTCACTCAAGCCCGCTGCCATCATTATGGACGAATCAACGGTGCAACCCGAGGTGCGGACCTTTATCCAGGCATATAAGGCGCCTGCCATAGCTGTTCAGAAAACACCGGAGCACCCGGAAGCGACACCCTGGCTCACCTGTATTGAGCACCCCCCTTGCCCGCCGCTGGCCCAACAGCCAGAAGACGGCGCCTATCTTAACTTCACCACCGGTTCCAGCGGCTTTCCCAAAGGGGCCGTCTGCACCCATGCCCATCTCTATTGGAACACCCGATCTGCGGTTGAGACCTTTCAGATGACCGCAGATGATGTCCACCTCTGCATGTTTGCCTCGTTCTCCCATCCGCACGAGCTGTTCTGCCGGGCCTTATACACCGGTGCCTCTCTGGTCCTGCTCGCAGAAATCAGTCCTAAGGCCATAGCCAAGACCCTTATCCGGCACCGGGTGACCTGCATGATGGGACTTGCTGTCATGTATAAGATGATAGGCCACCACTGTAAGAAACTCACCTTTCCCTGCCTGCGCATTGCAGAAAGCGGAGGCATGGTTACGGATCAGGAAATCCATAATAATTTCCTTAATGCCTTTGGCATTCCCATTCTATCGGTATGGGGAAGTACAGAGACCACTGGGATTGCGCTGGCCAATACACCTGATCAATATCGAACAGATGGCTCTATGGGCAAACCCTGCCCCTATTATCAGGTCAGGCTTGTTGACGAGGAAGGGAAGGAAATAGCTGCTGGAGAAACCGGCGAGCTGATCTTTTCCGGTCCGGCAGTCTTCTCAGGGTATCATAACAGCACGGAATTTCCAGGCAGAGAGGGTTGGTACTACAGCGGTGATCTTGCTCAAAAAGACGAAGAAGGTTTTTTCCGTTTTATTGAGCGCAAAAACGGGATGATCAAGGTGGCAGGACTCAAGGTCTATCCCTTGCAAGTCGAGCTCGTGCTGCAACAGCATCCAGCGGTCAAAGAGGTGGCAGTCATTGGGGTCACAGAGAAAAGACGAGGATGCGTGCCCAAGGCCTTCATTACCCCAGAAGAAAACACCGTACTTGATATGGAGGAGCTGGAGAGCTACTGTCGCCAGCGCTTGGCCTCCTATATGGTGCCCAGAGAGATCCAGCTGGTCGAGGCCCTCCCCAAAATAGGCAGCGGAAAAATCAACAAAAAGATGTTGCTGGCAAATCCTGAGTTCCCCTTACCAGCTCCTGCGCTTTAA
- a CDS encoding GTPase/DUF3482 domain-containing protein: MNTPSLQSPPPTFAIVGHPNEGKSSVLSTLSEDDSVRVSPVPGETKECRTFPVIIDNKEVIRFTDTPGFQNPRKTLAWMQQYQGDDRDLITDFIRSHRDDPAFHDDCALLAPLAAGAGLIFVVDGSRPLRNIDRAEMEILRLTGRPRMAIINCKDEESSFLAGWQNEFRKHFNSVRLFNSNKATYGQRIALLNSLKSIDQELEGVIASVIQAFQADWQNRNRQTATLLTTMLSESLLYHKTVACPPVADEEKLKKELHKKYTAFVSKRERTAHQQIRRLFKHNIFNLQLPGQSILQQDLFAAKTWQFLGLTANQLTMAGAISGAALGAGLDTLAAGISFGVFTAIGGAFGAAAAAMKGKEMLTGARLLGMKLDKQQLQVGPVTNVQLLYILLDRALLYYSHITNWAHGRRDYPEAAAETEDDENDKQGYTSGWTKEERRVCDRFFKKLQSSYLPDRDQAETELHALLREKLREISERE; the protein is encoded by the coding sequence ATGAACACCCCGTCCCTGCAATCTCCGCCCCCGACCTTCGCCATTGTCGGCCATCCTAATGAAGGCAAGTCCTCTGTCCTATCCACCCTGAGCGAGGACGATTCGGTCCGGGTCAGTCCAGTACCTGGCGAGACCAAGGAATGTCGGACCTTTCCAGTGATTATCGATAATAAAGAGGTAATCCGTTTTACTGACACGCCCGGCTTTCAAAATCCCCGCAAAACCCTGGCCTGGATGCAACAATACCAAGGGGATGATCGGGACCTGATCACGGATTTCATCCGCAGCCATCGCGACGATCCTGCCTTTCATGACGACTGCGCCCTGCTTGCCCCCCTTGCTGCCGGGGCAGGTCTGATCTTTGTGGTGGATGGCTCCCGGCCGCTGCGCAACATTGACCGGGCAGAGATGGAGATCCTCCGCCTCACCGGCAGACCACGCATGGCCATCATCAACTGTAAGGACGAGGAGAGTAGCTTCCTGGCGGGCTGGCAAAATGAATTTCGCAAGCATTTCAACTCGGTTCGTCTGTTCAACTCAAACAAAGCGACCTATGGTCAGCGTATCGCCCTGTTGAACAGCCTCAAGTCCATTGATCAGGAGCTGGAAGGGGTTATTGCCTCGGTCATCCAGGCCTTTCAGGCAGATTGGCAAAATCGTAATCGTCAGACCGCGACCCTGCTTACGACCATGCTCTCAGAGAGCCTGCTCTATCATAAGACCGTGGCCTGCCCGCCTGTTGCCGATGAAGAAAAGCTGAAAAAGGAGCTGCACAAGAAATATACAGCCTTTGTCAGCAAACGGGAGCGGACAGCCCATCAGCAGATCCGCAGGTTATTCAAACATAATATCTTTAACCTGCAACTGCCTGGGCAGTCGATCCTGCAACAGGACCTCTTTGCTGCCAAGACCTGGCAGTTCCTGGGCCTGACTGCCAATCAGCTGACCATGGCCGGGGCCATCAGTGGGGCCGCCCTGGGTGCTGGGCTGGATACCCTTGCTGCAGGCATCAGCTTTGGGGTCTTTACGGCCATTGGCGGGGCCTTTGGCGCAGCAGCGGCTGCCATGAAGGGAAAGGAGATGCTCACCGGTGCCCGCCTCCTGGGCATGAAATTGGATAAACAGCAGCTTCAGGTCGGGCCAGTGACCAATGTCCAGCTGCTCTATATCCTGCTGGACCGCGCCCTGCTCTATTACAGCCATATCACCAACTGGGCCCATGGTCGTCGGGATTACCCTGAGGCAGCAGCAGAGACAGAGGACGATGAAAACGATAAACAGGGGTATACCAGCGGTTGGACCAAGGAGGAACGCCGGGTCTGTGATCGTTTTTTTAAAAAATTGCAAAGTAGTTATCTGCCGGACAGGGATCAGGCAGAGACAGAGTTACATGCCCTGCTACGGGAGAAGCTGCGGGAGATCTCTGAGAGGGAATGA
- a CDS encoding DUF2868 domain-containing protein: protein MKKLWNIADLIDLEFLLNHDEGEDLDRLAARDRQIYTELPSPSKEARPPALLRSWLSSRREALHPEEGEIALPGHAWQEMLCLFFALALLTGLFSGGGLAFSFLAYSGKEPVNVAAYFTVFVLAQAFLFLLLVGSAFFRKLQGKNFIEASLLYRLLRRLFTGLLEKLMARVRKKTSQKVAAETRLKWSASAASVRQIRQRYGLVFLRPFFLIVQVFGVSFNIGVLAATLFKVIGADLAFGWQSTLQVTPASVHELVHGIALPWSWLPNSFIPSLSQIEGSRLILKEGIYHLINADLTSWWPFLCLSVFCYGLLPRLVLLIMVSLQQQRDLARLDFQQGPLRQILHRMQTPQVSTAARQESKGPAKEPSTEPVRRRQESGQEQQPDSPAPSFFSEAPLAPLTALIPEELLPDCSASALGQQVRARLGYELSQCLPFWTLEQSEEEELTTIQRIMEQDKSKDILVLLEAWQPPIEELFSWLGRLRQTIGPAPVILLTLIGKPRSDTILTPTQPQHLQTWQLKTAALGDPGLQLIALVKS from the coding sequence ATGAAGAAACTCTGGAATATCGCAGACCTTATTGACCTGGAATTCCTCCTCAATCATGATGAGGGCGAGGATTTGGACCGCCTTGCTGCCCGTGACCGGCAGATATACACTGAGCTCCCCTCTCCAAGCAAGGAAGCAAGGCCACCAGCTCTCTTACGATCCTGGCTCTCCTCCCGCCGGGAGGCCCTGCACCCCGAGGAAGGAGAAATCGCTCTCCCCGGACACGCCTGGCAGGAGATGCTCTGTCTTTTTTTTGCTCTTGCCCTGCTCACCGGTCTCTTCTCTGGAGGAGGGTTGGCCTTCTCCTTTCTCGCCTATTCCGGCAAGGAACCGGTGAACGTGGCTGCCTATTTTACGGTCTTTGTTCTTGCCCAGGCCTTTCTCTTCCTCCTGCTGGTGGGCTCTGCCTTTTTCCGTAAACTCCAGGGCAAGAATTTCATAGAGGCCTCCCTGCTCTACCGACTCCTCCGCCGTCTCTTTACCGGCCTCCTGGAAAAGCTCATGGCCAGGGTCAGGAAAAAGACCTCGCAAAAGGTCGCTGCGGAAACCCGGCTCAAATGGTCTGCCTCTGCCGCCAGCGTCAGGCAGATCCGGCAGCGCTACGGTCTCGTCTTTCTTCGCCCCTTCTTTCTCATAGTGCAGGTCTTTGGGGTCAGTTTTAATATTGGCGTGCTGGCAGCCACCCTGTTCAAGGTCATTGGCGCGGACCTGGCCTTTGGCTGGCAGAGCACCTTACAGGTCACACCTGCCTCCGTACATGAGCTGGTGCATGGGATTGCCCTGCCCTGGTCCTGGCTCCCCAACTCCTTTATCCCCAGCCTCAGTCAGATCGAAGGCTCTCGCCTGATCCTTAAAGAGGGGATCTACCACCTCATAAATGCAGATCTCACCTCCTGGTGGCCCTTTCTCTGTCTCTCCGTGTTCTGTTATGGTCTGCTGCCCCGCTTGGTCTTACTGATCATGGTCAGCTTACAGCAGCAGCGGGACCTGGCCAGGTTAGATTTTCAGCAGGGCCCTTTGCGTCAGATCCTGCACCGGATGCAGACCCCGCAGGTCTCCACTGCGGCCCGTCAAGAAAGCAAGGGCCCAGCCAAGGAGCCCTCTACGGAACCAGTTCGCAGGCGACAGGAGAGCGGACAGGAACAACAACCTGATTCACCGGCCCCCTCCTTTTTTTCCGAGGCTCCTCTTGCACCTCTGACCGCCCTGATCCCGGAGGAACTCCTGCCTGATTGCTCAGCCAGCGCGCTGGGCCAACAGGTCCGTGCCCGTCTCGGATATGAACTCAGCCAATGCCTGCCCTTCTGGACCCTGGAGCAGAGCGAGGAAGAAGAGCTGACCACGATACAAAGGATAATGGAACAGGACAAGAGCAAAGATATCCTCGTCCTCCTTGAGGCCTGGCAACCCCCCATTGAAGAGCTGTTCTCCTGGCTCGGTCGCCTGCGCCAAACCATCGGACCAGCGCCTGTCATCCTCCTGACCCTGATCGGTAAACCACGTTCGGACACCATCCTGACTCCGACCCAACCACAGCATCTGCAAACCTGGCAGCTGAAGACCGCCGCCCTGGGCGATCCTGGCCTGCAACTCATTGCGTTGGTGAAATCATGA
- the nuoB gene encoding NADH-quinone oxidoreductase subunit NuoB, which produces MANESSVLAHQAGKIAAKLPGGNSLARSVELLVAWGRANSLWPLLYGTSCCAIEMMATGASRHDWARFGVEVARASARQADLIILAGTVVEKMAKNLITLYEQMPAPKYVIAMGSCTISGGPFYYDSYAVVKGADRIVPVDVHIPGCPPRPEALFYGIMQLQEKIKKEGREIPWEIGELVNSPFLDTFTATEKEWATLEEKKDQEMAEAREQFKRENPDYKPPRPIRLKKEKLPSPARRKPTAKGISNWSLLQTLQKKFPEITVHDHPDATPKQVAELGTDYDLDLVIPKELYREVVQYLKDEKELGLEMLLQLTCVDWKEYFDIVVHLLSVEGGHKVFLRCQVEKDEDGAEIETISDLYVGAEWHEREVYDMFGVRFTHHPDMRRIYLKNDFPGHPLCKDFEDPTRVIKRPY; this is translated from the coding sequence ATGGCAAACGAATCCTCTGTCCTTGCCCATCAGGCAGGAAAAATCGCAGCAAAGCTCCCTGGTGGTAACAGCTTAGCCCGTTCTGTCGAGCTGTTGGTGGCTTGGGGACGGGCAAATTCCCTCTGGCCCCTGCTCTACGGTACCTCCTGTTGTGCTATCGAGATGATGGCCACCGGTGCATCACGACACGACTGGGCCCGTTTCGGTGTTGAGGTGGCCCGGGCCAGTGCCCGTCAGGCTGACCTGATCATCCTGGCAGGGACTGTTGTGGAAAAGATGGCTAAAAACCTCATCACCCTGTATGAGCAGATGCCTGCTCCCAAATATGTTATTGCCATGGGCTCCTGTACCATCTCCGGTGGCCCCTTTTATTATGACTCATACGCAGTGGTGAAGGGTGCGGACCGTATAGTGCCCGTGGATGTCCATATTCCAGGCTGTCCTCCCCGACCAGAGGCCTTGTTCTATGGCATCATGCAGCTGCAGGAAAAGATCAAAAAGGAAGGTCGTGAGATTCCCTGGGAGATCGGTGAACTGGTCAATAGCCCATTCCTTGACACCTTTACAGCGACAGAGAAAGAATGGGCTACTCTGGAGGAAAAAAAGGATCAGGAGATGGCAGAGGCCAGGGAACAATTTAAACGAGAAAATCCTGATTACAAGCCCCCCAGGCCTATTCGCCTGAAAAAGGAAAAGCTGCCCTCCCCTGCCCGACGAAAACCAACGGCAAAGGGCATCAGTAATTGGTCGCTGCTCCAGACCCTCCAAAAGAAGTTCCCGGAAATCACAGTCCATGATCACCCGGATGCGACCCCGAAACAAGTAGCTGAGCTGGGCACGGACTATGACCTTGATCTGGTTATCCCAAAAGAGCTGTACAGAGAGGTTGTGCAATACCTGAAGGATGAAAAAGAGCTTGGACTTGAGATGTTGCTTCAGCTTACCTGTGTGGACTGGAAAGAATATTTTGACATTGTGGTGCATCTCCTCTCGGTTGAAGGCGGTCATAAAGTTTTCCTTCGCTGTCAGGTGGAAAAAGACGAGGATGGTGCTGAGATAGAAACCATCTCTGATCTCTATGTTGGGGCGGAATGGCATGAACGTGAGGTCTACGACATGTTCGGCGTCCGCTTTACTCATCACCCAGACATGCGCAGGATCTACCTGAAGAACGACTTTCCAGGGCATCCCTTGTGTAAGGATTTCGAGGATCCTACTCGGGTAATAAAACGTCCTTATTAA
- a CDS encoding NADH-quinone oxidoreductase subunit A: MDSYIIIGFTAFLGAIFVGGVIGLSKLLAFRTPDTELKLQPFECSEAPIGGAHIRFKVAYYIFALLFLLFDIESLFLFPCVKIFRAVVNGEIAGITHQLVFIELSAFICVLFSGLLYAWRKGVLVWE; the protein is encoded by the coding sequence ATGGACAGCTACATAATCATCGGATTCACGGCATTCCTTGGCGCTATCTTTGTCGGTGGCGTTATTGGCTTGTCAAAACTGCTTGCATTCCGCACCCCAGATACTGAGCTCAAATTACAGCCCTTTGAATGCTCAGAGGCCCCCATTGGTGGCGCACATATCCGCTTCAAAGTGGCCTACTACATCTTTGCCCTACTCTTTCTTCTCTTTGACATCGAATCCCTGTTTCTCTTCCCCTGCGTAAAGATCTTCAGGGCGGTGGTGAACGGCGAAATTGCAGGCATAACACATCAGCTTGTTTTCATAGAACTCTCCGCGTTTATCTGTGTTCTTTTTTCAGGTCTGCTCTATGCATGGCGTAAGGGGGTTTTGGTATGGGAGTAA
- the hflX gene encoding GTPase HflX: MTSLSTELNRQIGLIIHRSGKVEFVILGDYNRIEIPVLNKIRSAGGRLRGLRCVHTSFSDTGPNEEDIMDMACLRLDMISVLTMKDGYPDLLHTAHLIPEPRDERDWHLLEPVHPAAQQQSCLALIEGIEQEFSKTRPIRTVDKGHDRAILISVGTGSRAEAEDSMIELSELARAAGVQVVDRVIQRRRQLHPRFILGRGKLIDIVLMSLRNGANLLIFDQELSPSQVRSVTNNTDLRVIDRTQLILDIFASRARSREGKLQIEMAQLKYMLPMLTTKDDALSRLTGGIGARGPGETKLEIDRRRINDRIARLAKELKAVGKQRYHRRNRRRKHDVPVVSLVGYTNAGKSTLLNTLTHSHIQAEDMLFATLDPTSRRLRFPEDTEVIITDTVGFIRQLPAELLKAFESTLEELFEADLLLHIIDISNQAWKEQARVVEELLRKLELDKIPCLRVYNKIDLVRDNLPSQVKNGLCISAQESETLKELLGMMEHMLIDMSTAKK, translated from the coding sequence ATGACGTCCCTCTCCACGGAACTCAATCGCCAGATAGGCCTCATCATTCACAGGTCCGGCAAGGTGGAATTCGTTATCCTGGGCGATTACAACCGGATCGAGATACCGGTTCTGAACAAAATCCGCTCCGCAGGCGGTCGCTTACGCGGGCTCCGCTGTGTCCATACCAGCTTCAGCGACACCGGACCCAATGAGGAGGACATCATGGATATGGCCTGTCTGCGGCTGGACATGATATCTGTGTTGACCATGAAGGATGGCTATCCAGACCTCCTCCATACGGCGCATCTCATTCCAGAGCCAAGAGACGAACGGGACTGGCACCTCCTTGAACCGGTCCATCCGGCAGCCCAGCAGCAATCCTGCCTTGCTCTGATCGAAGGCATTGAGCAGGAATTTTCCAAAACACGGCCAATTCGCACCGTTGACAAAGGGCATGATCGGGCAATCCTGATTTCCGTCGGTACAGGCTCCAGGGCTGAGGCCGAAGACTCCATGATTGAGCTCTCTGAACTGGCACGGGCAGCAGGGGTACAGGTAGTTGATCGGGTTATTCAGCGCCGGCGCCAACTGCATCCCCGTTTCATCCTCGGACGCGGCAAGCTGATCGATATTGTTCTGATGAGCCTCCGCAATGGGGCCAACCTGCTCATCTTTGATCAGGAGCTGAGTCCATCCCAGGTCCGCTCAGTCACCAACAATACGGACCTGCGGGTCATCGACCGCACCCAGCTGATCCTTGACATCTTTGCCTCCCGGGCCCGCTCCCGGGAGGGGAAGCTCCAGATAGAGATGGCCCAGCTCAAGTACATGCTCCCTATGCTGACCACCAAGGACGATGCCCTTTCCCGACTCACCGGTGGCATAGGGGCCCGAGGGCCAGGTGAAACAAAACTGGAAATCGATCGCCGCCGGATCAATGACCGCATTGCCCGCTTGGCCAAGGAGCTTAAAGCCGTGGGCAAACAACGCTATCATCGTCGAAACCGCCGGCGCAAACACGATGTGCCAGTGGTTTCTCTGGTCGGCTACACCAATGCAGGCAAATCCACCCTGCTCAACACCCTCACCCATTCCCATATCCAGGCCGAAGACATGCTCTTTGCCACCCTTGACCCCACCTCTCGACGCCTTCGTTTTCCCGAGGACACCGAGGTCATTATCACAGATACGGTAGGATTTATCCGGCAGCTGCCCGCAGAACTTCTCAAGGCCTTTGAGTCGACCCTTGAGGAGCTCTTTGAAGCAGATCTCTTGCTCCATATCATTGATATTTCAAATCAGGCATGGAAGGAACAGGCCCGAGTCGTGGAAGAGCTTTTGCGAAAACTTGAGCTCGACAAGATCCCTTGTCTGCGTGTGTATAATAAGATAGATCTGGTGCGTGACAACCTCCCCTCCCAGGTAAAAAATGGCCTCTGCATCAGTGCGCAAGAGAGCGAGACCTTGAAAGAGCTCCTGGGCATGATGGAACATATGCTGATTGATATGAGCACAGCCAAAAAATAG
- a CDS encoding cyclic nucleotide-binding domain-containing protein — MMETDGDSSFVCTTAVYSNQNRDNCEILYGDLVKIVIKYERADQIPDCLIACSGCVGTIRLEHSTKHPFALEHDNLQRQGKEMGPVLSKVSKFSFFRNISPKNLAEIIQSAKLQAYKKDEIVLRKGEQGENLYIVINGKINVLNEAGISISTLGEGEVFGEMSLICDQEVGSTIQAAGDVQILSIHRKNFQFIMDKYPSLHRYFNRLLAQRLAQSNQIRSDEYASGMIGKLEEIPPEALFQTLHANAKTGILTITEVSEGTARFSLRQGALIKASYAGLKGKHAFFKILREKKGRFKFNPGLSSGDFDAPEIGYFMKLLMEGLQHMDELRDEEEKGNKS; from the coding sequence ATGATGGAAACTGACGGAGACAGTTCTTTTGTCTGTACGACAGCTGTCTACTCGAACCAGAACAGAGATAATTGCGAAATACTCTATGGCGACTTGGTCAAAATCGTTATTAAGTATGAGCGGGCTGATCAGATTCCAGACTGTCTCATTGCCTGTTCCGGTTGCGTGGGCACCATTCGTCTTGAGCATTCCACCAAGCATCCTTTTGCCTTAGAACATGACAACCTGCAGAGGCAGGGTAAGGAAATGGGCCCTGTGCTCAGTAAAGTAAGTAAGTTTTCTTTTTTCCGTAATATTAGTCCTAAAAATCTTGCTGAAATTATCCAGAGCGCTAAGCTCCAAGCCTATAAAAAAGATGAAATTGTTTTGCGCAAGGGAGAGCAGGGGGAAAATCTGTACATTGTAATTAATGGGAAGATCAATGTCTTGAATGAGGCAGGGATTTCTATTTCAACCCTTGGGGAAGGTGAGGTCTTTGGTGAGATGAGCCTTATCTGTGATCAGGAGGTTGGTTCAACGATCCAGGCCGCTGGAGATGTGCAGATATTGAGTATCCATCGCAAGAATTTTCAATTTATCATGGATAAATATCCTTCCTTGCATAGATATTTCAATCGACTGCTTGCCCAGAGACTTGCTCAGTCAAATCAGATCCGTTCTGACGAATATGCCTCAGGGATGATCGGTAAGTTAGAGGAAATCCCACCTGAGGCCCTGTTCCAAACCCTGCATGCCAATGCCAAGACAGGTATTCTGACTATTACTGAGGTCTCTGAAGGGACGGCCCGGTTTTCTCTGCGGCAAGGGGCCCTGATCAAGGCCTCCTATGCAGGTCTTAAAGGTAAGCATGCTTTTTTTAAAATACTCCGTGAGAAAAAAGGCCGTTTTAAGTTTAATCCCGGTCTGTCTTCTGGTGATTTCGATGCGCCGGAAATTGGTTATTTCATGAAGTTGCTCATGGAGGGGCTCCAGCATATGGATGAGCTGAGGGATGAGGAAGAGAAAGGCAATAAGTCGTAA
- a CDS encoding efflux transporter outer membrane subunit → MQDMSADQSAQYALKGSFVQIRSERKKKSYLIGGIALFCCLVALTGCRHRVQQNPQPEPVPPKQYPSGSTRQSEARSPQWWLSFNDPLLSQYIEKALGANFTLKEGAARLKQTGLVAQQVDADQYPALDAGLQGNTDWEDNDLVFSERIGVTFSWEADLWGRLAAASQAAALDSQAEKEALAELSLALSLEVAQAYYELIEQSLLWDLIQRQIAVDTTSHDLVKLRFANGTVSSADVLQQEELLASVKAQLPPIQARLIVLRHRLHILQGRMPDSKVLPVAKVLPEIPPLPVLGIPADLLLHRPDLRKLGQEVAAADYRVAEAAAERLPSLKLGASAALSSGDLLLSIFAEALATVLDWDQRKNEVERRKAQVEEKMAAWAQAYLEAVEEVENFLSQEQEQGKLIIALQEQLRVAEALLEQTRNRYLHGVTDYLPVLTALVSVQKLERSLIRQQWEQLNSRLQLYHALGGSPVALHSFASLP, encoded by the coding sequence ATGCAGGACATGAGTGCTGATCAGTCAGCTCAATACGCCCTAAAGGGGTCTTTTGTCCAGATCCGTTCTGAGAGGAAAAAGAAGAGCTATCTCATCGGTGGGATAGCTCTTTTTTGCTGCCTGGTTGCGCTTACAGGATGCCGACATAGGGTTCAGCAAAATCCACAGCCGGAGCCTGTGCCGCCGAAACAGTATCCCAGCGGATCAACAAGGCAAAGTGAGGCCCGTTCCCCGCAATGGTGGCTCTCGTTCAATGATCCCCTCCTTAGTCAATATATTGAGAAGGCATTGGGCGCTAATTTCACCCTGAAAGAAGGGGCGGCTCGTCTTAAACAGACAGGCCTTGTTGCCCAGCAGGTGGATGCGGATCAATATCCCGCTCTGGACGCTGGACTTCAGGGCAATACGGATTGGGAAGACAATGACCTGGTGTTTTCTGAGCGTATCGGCGTGACCTTTTCCTGGGAAGCCGATCTTTGGGGCAGGCTTGCCGCTGCCAGCCAGGCTGCCGCTCTGGATAGCCAGGCGGAAAAAGAGGCCCTTGCCGAGCTCTCTTTGGCCCTGAGTCTTGAGGTCGCGCAGGCCTATTATGAGCTCATTGAGCAAAGCCTGCTTTGGGACTTGATCCAACGGCAGATCGCTGTCGATACAACGAGCCATGATTTGGTCAAACTTCGTTTTGCCAACGGGACTGTCTCTTCGGCGGATGTCCTTCAGCAGGAAGAACTCCTGGCCTCAGTCAAGGCCCAGCTCCCACCGATTCAGGCTCGCCTTATTGTTCTTCGCCATCGTCTTCATATCCTCCAGGGCCGTATGCCGGACAGTAAGGTCCTGCCTGTGGCCAAGGTCCTGCCCGAGATTCCGCCTCTGCCTGTTCTTGGTATTCCAGCGGATCTCTTGCTTCATCGTCCAGATCTGCGCAAATTGGGGCAAGAGGTGGCCGCAGCGGATTATCGGGTTGCCGAGGCTGCTGCGGAGCGGCTGCCCAGCCTGAAGTTGGGTGCTTCAGCTGCCCTGAGCAGTGGTGATCTTCTTCTTTCCATCTTTGCCGAGGCCCTGGCCACGGTCCTGGACTGGGACCAGAGGAAAAACGAGGTGGAGCGCCGTAAGGCCCAGGTCGAGGAGAAAATGGCGGCCTGGGCCCAGGCCTATCTTGAGGCGGTGGAAGAGGTGGAAAACTTCCTGAGCCAGGAACAGGAGCAGGGAAAACTCATCATTGCCCTTCAGGAACAGCTCCGGGTGGCAGAGGCCCTTTTGGAGCAGACCCGTAACCGCTACCTGCATGGGGTAACCGATTATTTGCCGGTACTCACCGCCCTGGTTTCTGTTCAAAAGCTGGAGCGTTCCCTGATCCGACAGCAGTGGGAGCAGCTCAACTCGCGTCTCCAACTCTATCATGCCCTGGGCGGCAGCCCGGTCGCCCTCCATTCTTTTGCATCTTTGCCCTAA